One segment of Cydia amplana chromosome 16, ilCydAmpl1.1, whole genome shotgun sequence DNA contains the following:
- the LOC134655268 gene encoding adhesive plaque matrix protein-like → MLRTRGDKMIGGLWLAAVLALAAPSSAGHHRRSMPTQSALPLSKGGWRPVLGSSGLVYGAYGTAPLHAPPTYKLPAPGPAHDQYASSARPLVTRDATKLTSIAQSYRPTTHRTVPTQPPLNQPVNSYHNPYNNGLTHYKYVQNFPVESVLIRNPHNPYAARPVFTKYPQKFKQPIQQHVQPVQYQYQTGKPFDIYPKPADFSKPEKKPQSSETEIYKPEVYKLPDNDAAQQALHQQVKTAQQQTFPAQNFAQNFPGQKIPVNPYSHYTFQDNSFPPRIFGTFSPFNVQSVKGQTPGFPTRTTFIPQQPTRQTIFNSFSYSPNYKQPPSYFPTTTPKLQSTVNQIHFGTAVTDYNKNVPTQPPKVSTAPKIDPNAGNKGGFKASPQDPFSKQYSSDYNKVTTYNPVQTTTLANYYNDFQYPVQQNFQAQNYYDQQTINSNYEKKKHKIHDNFAAGGNHEVSQQYINPPSHLEGTPNAVPFRATYEVTETYSDELNTHSSKAPWTASPDYDNQKVTDEAVTKQQYYDSSFKPETTQIPEEFAIVTEAEKGYENSLNYDGNVEAQSRRPLGDDFEPIGKHKLKDYYYKVTPSYDDHSPPRRTKKPTEAYKQTSTQAVTTTTTTTTTGNDENNDLLVEPLPTLPPNKHFKRPSTIPPTEKEKQRKRIKNRRRRPPLANIHHREESSTAKYVQSSTELTPTTDAGDEYQAFTRRPSKYKSQYNLTTPGVNDDLITSALPTIAPTYPTIAKKKLGHRRPLTTTERYETTTQSYRDYDSNNESPIMKIATRPQLKVTQRPFETKSETPDYTHKQDEKDTPTSDIAVSLSDTLKTTRPDKDFSFHRDLKPLDAEFESIRGHKETTTQSLSSEVTDEATTTTPRVETTPDPPAKVLRPRLKNKYESNRPRFSVKDYRNRLSSTTSTTEKSADTQHAPKVRFPQRRPHNDNNRYNSENDTATERKKFVPKDPRHKVSDATEAPEQTEQTHARQSSRVRQTTVEPTEGTTQKISSRIRNGSRRPRPTTEEATDPTTPTTVTHKRLIRKKIKDSEIGESVQDISVTETTTDHKEDITSERTRSESAIMKIADKKHHDPIEHLFEHSKRVSDLTLAASKDYNTPGMFKTVSQSSRRVPSYFTIATDDPILPIEAFFPQLNQKKES, encoded by the exons gGGGGCTATGGCTGGCCGCGGTGCTGGCGCTAGCGGCTCCAAGCTCGGCCGGCCACCACCGCCGATCCATGCCAACACAATCG GCTCTCCCGTTGTCCAAAGGCGGCTGGCGGCCAGTGCTCGGGTCCAGCGGCCTGGTGTACGGCGCGTACGGCACGGCCCCCCTCCACGCGCCCCCCACCTACAAGCTCCCCGCGCCCGGCCCGGCGCACGACCAGTACGCCTCCTCCGCGCGCCCGCTCGTCACCCGCGACGCCACCAAACTCACCTCCATAGCCCAGTCCTACCGCCCCACGACCCACCGAACTGTCCCCACCCAACCCCCCCTCAACCAACCCGTCAACTCCTACCACAACCCTTACAACAACGGCCTGACCCACTACAAATACGTCCAGAACTTCCCGGTCGAAAGCGTGCTGATCCGAAACCCACATAACCCCTACGCCGCGAGACCGGTCTTCACAAAATACCCACAAAAGTTCAAGCAGCCGATCCAGCAGCATGTTCAACCGGTCCAATACCAATATCAAACTGGGAAGCCTTTCGATATCTACCCAAAGCCTGCTGACTTCTCGAAGCCAGAGAAGAAACCGCAATCGAGCGAGACTGAGATCTATAAGCCTGAAGTGTACAAACTGCCAGATAATGATGCCGCCCAGCAAGCTCTACACCAGCAGGTGAAGACGGCCCAGCAGCAGACGTTCCCGGCGCAGAACTTCGCGCAGAACTTCCCCGGTCAGAAGATACCCGTCAACCCGTATTCGCATTACACGTTCCAGGACAACTCTTTCCCACCGCGAATTTTTG GTACGTTCAGCCCGTTCAACGTGCAATCCGTCAAAGGACAGACCCCAGGGTTCCCGACTAGGACAACTTTCATACCTCAACAGCCGACGAGACAGACTATCTTCAACTCATTCAGCTACTCTCCTAACTACAAACAACCTCCGAGTTACTTCCCAACAACTACGCCAAAGCTGCAATCCACCGTCAACCAAATACACTTCGGGACAGCCGTCACCGACTACAACAAGAATGTCCCCACACAGCCACCCAAGGTGTCTACCGCTCCAAAGATCGACCCTAACGCAGGCAATAAGGGCGGCTTCAAAGCTAGCCCACAAGATCCCTTTTCAAAACAATACAGCTCTGACTACAACAAAGTAACAACCTACAACCCAGTACAAACGACCACTTTGGCAAACTACTACAACGATTTCCAATACCCGGTGCAACAGAACTTCCAAGCGCAAAATTATTACGATCAGCAAACGATTAACTCGAATTACGAGAAGAAGAAACACAAGATCCACGATAACTTCGCCGCGGGCGGCAACCATGAAGTATCCCAGCAGTACATAAACCCGCCTAGTCATTTAGAGGGAACGCCTAATGCCGTTCCTTTCCGAGCAACTTATGAAGTGACGGAAACTTACTCCGACGAACTTAACACACATTCGTCTAAGGCGCCGTGGACCGCGAGCCCTGACTACGACAATCAGAAAGTCACCGATGAAGCGGTTACAAAGCAACAGTATTATGACTCCTCCTTTAAGCCTGAAACGACGCAGATCCCCGAAGAGTTCGCTATTGTAACAGAAGCCGAAAAAGGCTACGAAAACTCTTTGAATTACGACGGAAACGTCGAAGCTCAAAGCAGAAGGCCGCTAGGCGACGACTTTGAACCTATAGGAAAGCACAAGCTGAAAGACTATTACTACAAAGTCACTCCTTCGTACGACGACCACAGCCCGCCGAGACGAACGAAGAAGCCGACTGAGGCGTACAAGCAAACGAGTACCCAAGCAGTCACGACCACCACCACCACTACCACTACAGGCAACGACGAAAACAACGATCTTCTAGTTGAGCCTTTGCCTACGCTTCCTCCAAACAAGCACTTTAAGCGCCCAAGCACTATTCCGCCAACTGAGAAGGAAAAGCAAAGGAAAAGGATCAAGAACCGAAGGCGTCGTCCCCCGCTAGCCAACATCCATCACAGGGAAGAATCTAGCACTGCTAAATACGTTCAATCCTCAACGGAACTCACACCCACGACTGACGCCGGCGACGAATACCAGGCCTTCACTCGTAGACCATCGAAATATAAAAGTCAGTATAACCTCACCACTCCCGGTGTGAACGACGATTTAATAACAAGCGCCCTCCCCACCATAGCACCCACGTATCCAACGATAGCAAAGAAGAAACTCGGCCACCGTAGACCACTAACCACCACAGAAAGATACGAGACTACAACACAATCTTACCGGGACTACGATTCTAACAATGAGTCCCCAATAATGAAGATAGCGACACGACCACAACTCAAAGTAACCCAACGCCCGTTTGAAACAAAGAGCGAGACGCCAGACTACACACACAAGCAGGATGAAAAGGACACACCCACCAGCGATATAGCAGTCAGTTTAAGCGACACACTAAAAACCACCAGACCTGATAAGGATTTCTCGTTCCATAGAGACCTTAAGCCATTAGACGCTGAATTTGAATCAATTAGAGGTCATAAGGAGACCACTACTCAATCTCTCAGCAGTGAAGTAACAGATGAAGCGACCACCACTACTCCCAGAGTTGAAACCACACCCGATCCACCCGCTAAAGTACTAAGACCTAGACTGAAGAATAAATATGAAAGTAACCGACCTCGGTTCAGCGTAAAAGACTACAGAAATCGCCTCAGCTCTACTACAAGCACCACAGAAAAATCTGCAGATACCCAACATGCGCCGAAAGTAAGATTTCCCCAAAGAAGACCGCACAACGATAACAACAGATACAATAGTGAAAATGATACCGCTACTGAGAGAAAGAAATTTGTGCCTAAAGATCCCAGACATAAGGTGAGCGACGCGACTGAGGCCCCTGAGCAAACAGAGCAGACGCATGCCAGACAGTCCAGCAGAGTGAGACAGACGACAGTAGAACCTACAGAGGGAACGACGCAGAAGATCTCATCTCGCATCCGCAACGGTTCCCGAAGACCGAGGCCGACTACTGAGGAAGCCACAGATCCCACCACTCCGACCACGGTCACTCACAAACGACTGATCcggaaaaagataaaagattccGAAATCGGCGAATCAGTACAAGACATCAGCGTGACAGAAACTACCACAGACCACAAAGAAGACATCACTTCCGAGAGAACGCGGTCTGAAAGCGCCATTATGAAAATCGCTGACAAGAAACACCACGATCCAATTGAGCATTTATTTGAGCACTCAAAGCGGGTGTCTGATTTAACTCTAGCGGCCAGCAAAGACTACAACACTCCAGGCATGTTCAAAACAGTATCTCAGAGCAGTAGAAGAGTACCTAGCTACTTTACCATAGCGACGGATGACCCTATCCTACCCATCGAAGCTTTCTTCCCACAATTGAACCAAAAGAAGGAATCGTAA